GTCGAGATAGGCGAAGTTGTAGCTGGCCAGATCGCTCATTCGGCGGCCTCCTTCATGTCTTCGCCAGCGTTGCGGGCGGCTTCGAATTCGCGACGCATGCGGCGGACGAGATCGAGTTCGGCCTGGAAGTCCACATAATGCGGAAGCTTCAGGTGCTCGACGAAGCCGGTCGCCTGGACGTTGTCGGAGTGCGAGATGACGAATTCCTCGTCCTGTGCCGGGGCGGTGATATCCTCGCCGAGCTCTTCGGCACGAAGCGCCCTGTCGACCAGCGACATCGCCATCGCCTTGCGCTCGCTCTGGCCGAAGACCAGGCCGTAGCCGCGGGTAAATTGCGGGGGTGCCGTCGCCGAACCCTTGAACTGGTTGACCATTTGGCACTCGGTGATCTGGATCGTGCCCAGCGAGACGGCAAAACCGAGTTCCGGCACGTCGAATTCCACCTCGACCTCGCCGATACGGATCTCGCCGGTGAAGGGGTGGTTGCGGCCGTAGCCGCGCTGGGTGGAATAACCGAGCGCCAGCAGAAAACCTTCGTCGCCGCGGGCGAGCGCCTGCAGGCGCAGATCGCGGGTCATCGGAAATTCCATCGGCTCGCGGGTCAGGTCGCCGATCTCGTGATCCTCAGGCATGTCGCCGTCGGCCTCGATCAGCCCCTCCTCGCCGAGGATCTCGGAGACGCGCATGACGCGGCCGGTCTCGGCTGTGCGCTGGGCAGGCGTCTCGACCGCCTCGTCGGAAAGCAGCGACGGATCGAGCAGCCGGTGGGTATAATCGAAGGTGGGCCCAAGAAGCTGGCCGCCCGGCAGATCCTTGTAGGTCGCCGAGATGCGGCGTTCGATCGTCATATCAGCCGTGTCAAGCGGCTTGGAATAGCCGAAACGCGGCAGCGTCGTGCGGTAGGCGCGCAGCAGGAAGATCGCCTCGATCATGTCGCCGCGCGACTGGCGGACGGCAAGCGCTGCGAGTGTGCGGTCGAAAAGCGAGGCCTCGGCCATCACCCGGTCGACGGCGAGCGCCAGCTGCGCCACGATCTGTTCGATGCCGATCGCGGGCAACGAACGGTCGCCGCGGCGGCGGTCGGCCAGTAGGCGGTGGGCATTGGCGATGGCGGCCTCGCCACCCTTGACGGCAACATACATGAGCTCAGATCTCCGTTGCTGTGATCTTGGTGGTGCGCGGCAGGCAGAGGAAACGCTCGGCCGACGTCAGCACGATGTCGATGCCGCGCGGGAAGAGCGCGCGGTTCTCGGTCCAGAGCCGCAGGAAGGTCTCCGGCAGCCCGACAGGCGCGATTTCCGTCACAGTCTGGATACCGGGCCCCATCAGCGCCAGCCTGCGTCCACCCTCGAGATCGGCGAGCTCGATGACAACAGTCGTCGAGCGGTCGGGATATTCCTGCGTGCCCGATGCAAACAGGCCGAAGGAGCAAAGCGCGGTGCCGGCCTCCGTGAAGGCGAAGCGGGCCTCAGCCTTTTCACCGGTCAGCGGCGCGCCGGTGTGGAAGCCGAGCCACTCCGGCGCGGCCGATTTCGCCAGTCCCTGGGACAGCCAGACAGGCGTGTCGTGGTCGCAAAGCGTCAGCGCGATCGTGCCGGCGCCAATACCGAACGGCACAGGCGGCGCGACATCGGGCCGGACGGTGTGGATCGTGCCGGGGCGAGCCATGCCGTCCATCAGCATCTTGAAGACGCTCTGGGCGTGGAAGACCGGGTCGGCAAAGCCACCTGTGAGGGCTTCTGTCTTCAGTCCCATCAGTTGTCTCCCCGCACCATGGTGAAGAAATCGACGCGGGTCGCTGCCGTCTCGTCCGCCTTGCGGCGTTCGGCATCGGCGATCCGTTCGGCGACGGGCAAAAGCAGTGCCTGTTCGACAAAATCCTTCGTCGCCTCCTCCTGCCAGAGCGCGTCGAAGATCGCCGCCAGCCGGGCCTTCTCACGGTCGGTGCCCAGCGCCTGGGCATGGCCGATCGCCCCGGAGACGAGCCGGACCGTGGCCCGGGTCACTGTGACCTCGCCAAGATTGAAGGGAGCGCCGCCGCCGCCGATGCGGCCGCGGACCATCACCAACCCGGTCTCCGGTCCGCGCACCGGATGTGCCGCGGGCTTTTCCGGCAACGCGTTCCAGACCGCCGAGAGTTCGCTCAGTTCCGCGCGCGCCAGCAGGTCGGCGGCGCGTTTGCGCCCGGATGCCGTCTGTGGCGTTGCGCCTGTCCTATCCGCTGATATCATTGTCGCTTCCTCAAATGTCTATTGATATAGACAACCATACAAGATATACCTACGCTTAAATCGATGTGGTGACAAGCGTGTGACATCGGACGTGGGAACGGGGGCGGAATGCCAGGATTAAAGCAGGTGCAAAGGCAGACGGGCGTGGCGCTCTGGCGCCAGATCGCCGATCGGATCCGCGAAGCGATCAGCAGCGGTACCTATGACGAGACCGGAATGGTGCCGCCGGAGACGGTCCTGGCGCTGCAATTCGGCGTCAACCGGCATACGGTGCGGAGCGCTTTGGCGGCCTTGGCGCAGGAAGGGATCGTCCGTGCGGTACAAGGTCGCGGCACGCTGATCGAGCGCAAGGAGCGGCTGAATTTCCCGATTGCCCGGCGCACGCGATTTACCGCCGGCATCGGCGATCAGGCGCGCGAGATGCGCGGCCTTCTGCTCGACGAGGTGAAGGAGGAGGCCAGCGCCGAGGTCGC
This Rhizobium sp. NZLR1 DNA region includes the following protein-coding sequences:
- a CDS encoding carbon-phosphorus lyase complex subunit PhnI, with amino-acid sequence MYVAVKGGEAAIANAHRLLADRRRGDRSLPAIGIEQIVAQLALAVDRVMAEASLFDRTLAALAVRQSRGDMIEAIFLLRAYRTTLPRFGYSKPLDTADMTIERRISATYKDLPGGQLLGPTFDYTHRLLDPSLLSDEAVETPAQRTAETGRVMRVSEILGEEGLIEADGDMPEDHEIGDLTREPMEFPMTRDLRLQALARGDEGFLLALGYSTQRGYGRNHPFTGEIRIGEVEVEFDVPELGFAVSLGTIQITECQMVNQFKGSATAPPQFTRGYGLVFGQSERKAMAMSLVDRALRAEELGEDITAPAQDEEFVISHSDNVQATGFVEHLKLPHYVDFQAELDLVRRMRREFEAARNAGEDMKEAAE
- the phnH gene encoding phosphonate C-P lyase system protein PhnH, which codes for MGLKTEALTGGFADPVFHAQSVFKMLMDGMARPGTIHTVRPDVAPPVPFGIGAGTIALTLCDHDTPVWLSQGLAKSAAPEWLGFHTGAPLTGEKAEARFAFTEAGTALCSFGLFASGTQEYPDRSTTVVIELADLEGGRRLALMGPGIQTVTEIAPVGLPETFLRLWTENRALFPRGIDIVLTSAERFLCLPRTTKITATEI
- the phnG gene encoding phosphonate C-P lyase system protein PhnG, whose product is MISADRTGATPQTASGRKRAADLLARAELSELSAVWNALPEKPAAHPVRGPETGLVMVRGRIGGGGAPFNLGEVTVTRATVRLVSGAIGHAQALGTDREKARLAAIFDALWQEEATKDFVEQALLLPVAERIADAERRKADETAATRVDFFTMVRGDN